A stretch of the Glycine soja cultivar W05 chromosome 13, ASM419377v2, whole genome shotgun sequence genome encodes the following:
- the LOC114381467 gene encoding mitotic spindle checkpoint protein MAD2-like, whose translation MASRTVAKDIITLRGSAAIVSEFFGYAANSILYNRGVYPEESFVKVKKYGLPMLLTEDEGVKTFLANLTAQLSEWLEAGKLQRVVLVIMSKATSEVLERWNFSIETDCEVVEKGVSREKSDKEIMREIQAIMRQIASSITYLPCLDEPCIFDVLAYTDKDVAVPFTWVESDPKLIANPQMVKLHSFDTKIHKVDTLVSYKNDEWDEQ comes from the exons ATGGCCTCAAGAACAGTTGCAAAAGACATAATCACTCTTCGCGGTTCCGCAGCAATTGTTAGCGAGTTCTTCG GATATGCTGCTAACAG CATTCTTTACAACCGTGGAGTTTATCCAGAAGAAAGCTTTGTGAAGGTTAAGAAATATGGCCTCCCCATGTTGCTTACTGAAGATGAGGGTGTCAAAACTTTTTTAGCCAATCTAACTGCTCAGCTCTCTG aatggCTTGAAGCTGGCAAGTTGCAGAGGGTTGTCCTTGTTATAATGAGCAAGGCCACCAGTGAAGTGCTTGAAAGGTGGAACTTCAGCATTGAGACTGACTGCGAGGTTGTTGAGAAGGG tGTCTCGAGGGAAAAGAGTGACAAGGAGATCATGAGAGAGATACAAGCCATTATGAGGCAGATTGCTTCAAGTATCACTTATTTGCCATGCCTGGATGAACCTT GCATTTTTGATGTGTTAGCGTATACTGACAAGGATGTGGCAGTTCCATTCACATGGGTTGAGAGTGATCCAAAACTCATTGCAAATCCGCAAATGGTGAAATTGCATTCCTTTGATACTAAG ATTCACAAGGTTGACACACTTGTATCATACAAGAATGACGAATGGGATGAGCAGTAA